In Ruminococcaceae bacterium R-25, a genomic segment contains:
- a CDS encoding peptide/nickel transport system ATP-binding protein, with amino-acid sequence MTRHIHIVKVHHLTLSFPTRKNPNPKPVLDDVDFGIRDGEILGLIGNSGCGKTMTSLAIAGLLPENAEITSGSIKFAGKNLLEMSNKERRAMLGKDIGMIFQEPSTALDPLMVIGRQLEEVLTAHKENIQTKEEHHKVIADMLELVGFSNAEEIMGRYPHQLSGGQRQRVLIAGAALLKPRLLICDEPTSSLDTVTTVSILSLLKELCHKLHITILFISHDLSAVRGFCDRVMVMKDGKIVDKDTASDILTNPKNAFTAELLTNARLDTRILGFEPVKVDYTKEPVLTAKDITAGYGRSLFERVKNKDTKDNGIHNVLKGVSLDVYPGEILGLIGGSGSGKTTLIRSLLGLLPHSGTVSIKSNRIGVIFQDPVSCLNPAHTIKWHMLEALNASSRAKEIKGEGTLTERKAKVLSRVIEVLDICGLGEEYLKRRPNELSGGQRQRVAIAMCLIQDPSLIIADEPFSSLDASSSAELLKLMTDINREQHTAFLLITHNIHIVRQIAPRVIVMSNGKICEEGTTADVLNNPQSEACSALLDAERRIHGVIS; translated from the coding sequence ATGACCCGGCATATACACATCGTAAAGGTCCATCATCTGACCCTCTCTTTCCCGACCAGAAAGAATCCTAACCCGAAGCCAGTTCTTGACGATGTCGACTTCGGAATAAGAGACGGCGAGATCTTAGGCCTCATCGGCAACTCCGGCTGCGGCAAGACCATGACTTCGCTCGCAATTGCAGGGCTCCTCCCTGAAAATGCTGAGATCACATCAGGCTCGATCAAGTTCGCAGGAAAGAATCTCCTCGAGATGAGCAATAAGGAACGCCGCGCCATGCTCGGAAAAGACATCGGCATGATATTCCAGGAGCCCTCCACTGCTCTCGATCCTCTTATGGTCATCGGCAGACAGTTAGAAGAGGTTCTTACAGCTCATAAAGAAAATATACAAACAAAAGAAGAGCACCACAAGGTGATCGCCGATATGTTGGAACTCGTCGGCTTTTCTAACGCTGAAGAGATTATGGGCCGCTACCCTCACCAGCTCTCGGGTGGCCAGCGCCAGAGAGTGCTCATAGCAGGCGCCGCACTTCTTAAACCGCGTCTCCTTATCTGCGACGAGCCCACATCTTCACTCGATACCGTAACGACAGTTTCTATCCTGTCGCTTCTTAAGGAGCTCTGCCACAAGCTCCATATAACCATACTGTTCATCTCTCATGACCTCTCTGCCGTAAGAGGCTTCTGCGACCGCGTCATGGTAATGAAAGACGGAAAGATCGTCGACAAGGATACGGCATCAGATATCCTGACCAACCCTAAAAATGCCTTCACGGCCGAGCTCCTTACCAATGCAAGGCTCGACACAAGGATACTGGGTTTTGAGCCTGTTAAGGTCGACTACACAAAAGAACCCGTGCTTACCGCAAAAGATATTACTGCAGGTTACGGCAGGTCGCTTTTCGAGCGCGTTAAGAATAAGGACACAAAAGATAACGGCATTCATAACGTCCTCAAGGGCGTGTCTCTGGATGTCTACCCGGGCGAGATCTTAGGCCTCATCGGCGGTTCCGGTTCAGGCAAGACCACGCTCATCAGATCGCTCTTAGGACTCCTGCCTCATTCTGGCACGGTAAGCATAAAGAGCAACAGGATAGGTGTTATCTTCCAGGATCCCGTATCGTGCTTAAACCCTGCGCACACTATCAAGTGGCACATGTTGGAAGCCCTGAACGCATCTTCGAGAGCAAAAGAGATCAAGGGCGAAGGCACATTGACCGAACGCAAAGCCAAAGTGCTCTCACGCGTGATCGAGGTCCTTGATATATGCGGTCTTGGCGAAGAATATTTAAAGCGACGCCCCAACGAACTGTCGGGCGGACAGCGCCAGCGTGTCGCCATAGCAATGTGCCTTATCCAGGATCCCTCTCTCATAATCGCTGACGAACCGTTCTCGTCACTTGATGCGAGCTCTTCTGCTGAGCTCTTAAAGCTCATGACGGACATCAATAGAGAGCAGCATACTGCATTCCTTCTTATCACTCACAACATCCACATTGTAAGACAGATAGCACCAAGAGTTATCGTTATGAGCAACGGCAAGATTTGCGAAGAAGGAACGACTGCAGACGTTTTGAATAACCCTCAGTCCGAAGCCTGCTCTGCACTTCTCGATGCAGAACGCCGCATCCACGGCGTGATTTCCTGA
- a CDS encoding peptide/nickel transport system permease protein has product MENVRKNKNRSPEASAFYTAGLILLGIVVIAFAISLFWTPYQPDATDASAKLLAPCLEHPFGTDNFGRDVLSRVMAASKYTIYISAAGVAIALILGTLAGIPAGYFGGYIDKGIMLMGNSIMCFPGILLALVAVAVFGASVTNVIWALGLVFAPTFARVCRVGTMEIKELDYITHARVMGVKPARIMALHVFPNLVPQLLPATVIGLANMTLFESGMSYLGLGVQPPDASFGKMLSDSQAYIRVAPWLVIFPALMLIFYILGLYFISEGLRVNLSKGGKR; this is encoded by the coding sequence ATGGAAAATGTCAGAAAGAATAAAAACAGATCTCCTGAAGCCTCCGCATTCTACACGGCGGGTCTTATACTCCTGGGAATTGTCGTCATCGCATTCGCAATCTCGCTTTTCTGGACACCGTACCAGCCTGACGCTACAGACGCTTCAGCAAAGCTTTTAGCTCCCTGCCTGGAACACCCTTTCGGAACTGATAACTTCGGCCGCGATGTCTTATCCCGCGTCATGGCGGCATCGAAATATACGATCTACATTTCCGCAGCAGGCGTCGCCATAGCCCTTATCCTCGGCACGCTCGCAGGAATCCCTGCTGGATACTTCGGCGGCTATATCGACAAAGGCATCATGCTCATGGGCAACAGCATAATGTGCTTCCCGGGAATATTGCTGGCACTTGTAGCCGTAGCTGTTTTCGGTGCCTCAGTCACAAACGTTATCTGGGCATTGGGCCTTGTTTTCGCACCGACTTTCGCGAGGGTTTGCCGTGTCGGAACCATGGAGATAAAAGAACTCGACTATATAACCCATGCGCGCGTAATGGGCGTAAAGCCGGCACGCATAATGGCATTACACGTTTTCCCTAACCTGGTGCCGCAGCTCCTGCCCGCAACTGTAATCGGCCTTGCGAACATGACCTTGTTTGAATCAGGCATGAGCTATCTGGGATTGGGCGTTCAGCCCCCGGATGCTTCTTTCGGAAAGATGCTCTCGGACAGCCAGGCTTACATCCGCGTAGCTCCATGGCTCGTTATATTCCCTGCCCTGATGCTGATCTTCTACATTCTGGGCCTCTACTTCATTTCTGAGGGCCTTCGTGTCAACCTCTCGAAAGGAGGTAAGAGATGA